In the Silene latifolia isolate original U9 population chromosome 1, ASM4854445v1, whole genome shotgun sequence genome, CCAAATGATACCTAGTTCTGAATATAGCTTAACCAACAATAACTGAACCGATTGACCTAATTTacaacttgttttttttttatatataaaaaccCTCCTAATTTAGGTGTTTTTTCATTGATTCTTTATTGATAAACAATAATTTGAATTATTACATTCAAATTGAAAGTATAAGGAGAATTAAACCAATATTTTTTACCCTCAGCTCAACTATGACCAAAAACGCACTTGAACTGATCTTAATCCAACTTGAATCATACCTAGAACATCATCGATTATCAAAGTCCTTAAACACAGCATTCTGGGATAGTGGAGCGTGTTACCATCACAGAGTATCCGGTGACAGTGAAACCAAATCAAAAAATACCCAACTGATAAATAGATTTATCTTAAATAATAGTTTACATAagtttcaaaatcaaaatcagaTGTATTACAATGGAAGTCTTTAACCAACACAACTAAAAATAATGTATGTCAACTAAAGAGTTTGTCGTCATTGAGTTCATCCAGGTGATGTAGTTATTAACCAAGCTCCACTCGCTCATTCCGTACTTGCAATCATCTATCCAAACGTCCAAATCAAATACCTGTCAAGATTTCTCACATATACGGACGAGAACCGCAATGGTCACAAAAGATGCGTCAAAAGGAAGAACAGATGGACAAAAGCAGCATCCATCAACCATAAGGCCGAGTAAAGGCAAAAGCATACTAACAACCACAATTAACTAACATGTCATAGCGACCAAAATTGACATGTCCATATAAAGACTcactaactgtaacaccccctttttacccgaccaaggtaatcaGGAGATGTTACCGTctcagtttcccgaggcggtaaaaTCGAAATTACAATTAAGACACATTTtatataaatgacaagtttagtgaattacatatgAATAAATGAATACTAAAGGTAAAATAGACATTACACAACTCGATTATCAATTATATCAACTACCATCTAACTATACAACTCGATTCCAAGGTCCGAAGCTCGTCACGTCTCCCGCGTGATACCAAAACCAAACATGTATacaaactgctccccatatgaccgaaaatgtcatatggatcaacacagcctagcccgaaaataggtgacaatttacacataaTCAACACACGCcagtttcaacaatataaatactTAAACACGACACACATGAATGAATATGAAATACGATGTATAATGTATAAGACACGATGCTACATCCATGACAACTACTCAATTACCTCACTGATACCAAGGACACACCCACGGTACCACAATCGGTGACGGCACCGCACATCAAACAGCCGAACCGTAGTCCGTAATAAAGGCACTAGGGACACATACATGGTACCGGACCCGAGCGCTAATCGgatccctgccagacgtcgtgcctcaaccacacgagtccctccaaaattcaagtcattaatgtgcacatccctcttggagtgggaagctccaagaggcgacccaagcgtaaGACACAACCGCCTCACGTCTCCTCAAAAACAACCATATCTTCCATATACGACAATCACGATAATGTAATATACAACACAATATATCAAAAAACGACTCATCATTAGACACATTTTTTTGACATGAACATCCATTCCTCAAGTAATCCGACTCCTTGAATCACCACAATCCAATTCCGTACTCATATGCATTTCCGACAACATGTGACTCACAACAAGTATTCACATTAttaaaaccgagtaggataaacctaccttttagtaATCCTCATAAACTACTCGAATCCAACACGATTCCGTCTCATGAAACCGTCTCACCCTATACAAATCATACaatactatcacaatacatcctacactatcatacaatacaaaaccccttattattaacAATTAATTACCTATATTAATCatgttaattactaattaaccacccataacaaaacccccaaaagttagggtcaTAAGAAATAGAAAAtggtagatctcaacttacaaggtgAAAGGAAGGAAGGATAAGGTGAGCAatcttctaatccaagcttgaatcccatggagatgtgtttgtgagggttttagagagaagagagaggatttggagtgataaggaggaagaaTGAAATGATTTAGGATAAGGTCCCGAATTAGGTTATATCGCGTATTGTTTagctgcactcggtcgagtgtcgagtCCACTCGGCCGGgtgccactcactcggtcgagtactcgccgtactcggccgagtgccagcCACTCGATCAACTGAACTCTCTACTCGGTCCGCTGAAGTTTTACTAGATCTAATCTAAGTCCCACGTGGTTTAATGTATGATCATCCTTTACTTCCGAGTAGCTCTCACTACTTCCGAGAGTCCTCTTACGCATCTCAAGGTTTCTTTGCGAATCCTaaaatatccgggtattacacTAACCATAGCCAAGTGACAATCCAAACTCGAGAAACTGTTATCCTCTGTTCCAAGTGTGCACACCCATATAAGGTTGTCCCTTAAGAGAAGAATTAAGAGGCGGATCTATGATCGACCAGGCCAAAGACAGCTTCCCACATCGACTCCCCGAGCATAAATGAAGCGGCTTCCCACATCTACCAACTATCACAATAGCCAAACATGACCATACTACTAATATACAATCTTGCAACTTGACTAACTAAGACCATCTTAAGACCATTAACACAGCACGAAATCCAATCCGACTCATACACAAACCAAATATAATCAATATGTAAAAGTTCAataagtctcccttgtgacgggtatatTCGTCACAAGCTGGCGACGGATCAAGTTATACTCATGTgggtaaataagacaaaacagattGATACTCCCTAGGTACTTTGGTTTTGTCCTATCTACCTCACATGGGTAGTACTTGACCCGCCGCAAGTTTGCGACGAATATGcctgtcacaaatgagaatttgtggtaaAAGTTAGTAAGAATTCGCCTTTACTTGGCTAGCCCAACAAATTGGTTTAAAGAGATCAGAAAAACTCCTCTACAAAGATGGATCCTACATTAATAAATATGTATTATACTAATTATAATATGTCCTAAATATACAAAGTGACATATTTACAATAACGTAATTTATTTTTGCAGTATACATTTTACTCATTATAGTACTTTTTGCATCAATCTTTCCATTACTTTACCCTTAACTAAAAATTATCAAATCTAGTTCTCTCCATCTTCTCTCTAATGTCAATTCCATAACTTCCTTCAACTCCTTTCAAATTCTTCAATTATGAATGATTATTCGAGTATAGAGCAGGTATTTAATTCACTACTCCATTATTAATAAGTCTATTGACTATTTATTATAGTTTGTCTTTTTTTAATTAGAGtttatgttcaaattaattgggGAATCATCGTCCCTATTTACGAAAGATGATACTCATACACGAGGTGTATGAGTTTTTTCATACACGACCAATGAAAATGCGCCACATTGGCAAACTAGAGTTAACTTGTAGAGGTTAGAGTAAGGTTAGATTAGTAATTTAACATATTGGGTTAATAAGTTAACTATAGTAGTTAACAGCTTTTATGGAAGTTTTTTAATTTGTTTTGACTTTCTTTAATTTCTTTTAATTACCTAaatttatgttattatttatattttttttgttatttagctTTTATAATTAGGAAAATCGgttttttaaaaacaataaaataaaatagataaaaattgaattcaattaatcaaaccctaatttaatttagTAATCAAATTGATGAATACCCTAATTCCCAATTTCGATTTCAATACTCAAATCGAATTCAAAGTTTCGATTTCAATTATCAAATTGATGAAAACCCTAATTGTAAATTTTGATTTCATAtaattgatgaaccctaattgtAATCGTCAAAattcaattaatcaactttaattgaaaattttcaattcaTATAATTGATGAACCCTAATGCAATAAACCCAAATTGATTAATCGATTCCGTAATGAAATTGTAGATAATATTTTGCCttaatcaaaatcaaaatgaaaATGTTTATGAAATGATTAatcgaaaaaattgaaaaacaaaaaaaaatcaaaatcgaaatgaacTAACCCTAACttgagaaaccgaaaaaaaaaagcaaaaaaaattgCTGGTAAGGAGATTCGAGCACGGGTTGTTGTTAGTAGAGGGCTATTGTTTGCAAAGAGTATAGTAACCATCTAACCTAGGGGTATCAGCACGTCAAAGTATCCATTTCAATTCATTATATTGTTAAAAGTAAACCCTAATTCGGTTTTTAACCGTCTAATCAAAATTATTGTTTCCACGATTTTTAAAACTTCCTTATTTAAAAAACTACCTCATTTACAAATTGCGttattttaaattttgaatttcacaTTTCCTTATTAGAAAAGATTTTTGATTGATTTGCGGAatatttttttaaatattttatcttattgttgagaGATTTTAGAAAAGATCTTTCAatattttatcttattgttgagaAATTTTAGAAAAGATCTTCAATATTTTTTTGTGGTAGCAATAACAGTAGAAtattagaaaaaaaaatcaatcagtTTATAAGAAATTTCACGTTTTGATGATCAAATTGCTATAATTtgatcgaaaaaaaaaacaaaacttaaaCTAAAATGGATTTTGATTTGAATGTTCCTTGGGAAGAACAAAACAATGAATCAAGTAATGATGTCGTTATTATCGATGATGATGTTAGTAACGATGTTGCCAACGCAGACGATATTGACGATGGTCCTGCAATTGTTGAAGGAGGATGGGTTGAAAAGGTAGGAAATATGTTAAACACGGGCGGTAATGGCGATTCTTTAGAAGTTAATACTCCAACCAGAGGAATGTCATTCGTGAATGGTGATGAGTTTGCTGCGTTTGCATACCTATATGCGTATAAAAACGCCTTTCAACTTTTTTGTAGGTGTACTGAACTAGTGAAGATGTACCAGGAAAGAGGTGTCAAGCGCAATGGTATGGGGAAGAAGCAACCTCGTTTCTATATGATGAAGTGAATAAGATTACGTTGCACAATGGGGGCCAATCCGAACAAACAAAACGGGTTTAAAGACATTGCAAATTTTGAGAAATGCAAATTTGCAATAGAAGCATCGTTACAAAATGATTTTATTGTCATCGGTGCGTTTTCGTTGGAACACAATCACGTTTTAAAACGTGAAAATACTCGTCACATGGTAAGTTACCGGATGTTTGACGAATATTTCAAAAGACGGGCCTTATTGAACGACGCTGCCGGTATTTCTATTGCCAATAACTTCCAAATTCTCGTTAGAGAAGCGGGTGGGCATGAAAATTTAAAAATCAACAAGCGTGACATACGGAATTTTCTTAATCAAGAACGAATACGTAGTAGAATTAACGGGGATGCAACGGCTTTGGAGGCTAGATTTATTAAACTTAAGGAAGTCGATCCAGATTTTTACTACGCCATTCAGACGGATTTTGAAGGCAAGCTACTAAATGTGTTTTGGGCTGACGGACGTTGTAGAGGAATGGCAAAGGCATTTGGTGATGCAATTTCTTACGATGCTACATTTTGTGTTAACAGGTGACCAAATTTACGTAATTTACTTAAGACcttattattttttaattaatgttCATAGTAGCTTTATTAATTTTCGAAATCAATAGGCTTTAGAAATTAATCAATTAGCTAAGGTTTGCTTCTTTAGAAATTATTGTTGTGCTTTTGAATAATTAGGGCATTTTAGTAATTCGAAATAATTAGCTTAACTAATTCGAAATCAATGGCTTTACTAATTTTCGAAATCAGTAGCTTTATTAATTTTCGAAATCAGTAGGGTTTAGAAATTGGGCAATTCATTCTATTTTTGAAATCAGTAGGCTTTAGAAATTAATCAATTAGCTAGGGTTTGCTTCTTTAGAAATTATTGTTGTGCTTTTGAATAATTAGGGCATTTTAGTAATTCGAAATAATTAGCTTAACTAATTCGAAATCAATAGCTTTACTAATTTTCGAAATCAGTAGCTTTATTAATTTTCGAAATCAGTAGGGTTTAGAAATTGGGCAATTCATTCTATTTTCGAAATCAGTAGGCTTTAGAAATTAATCAATTAGCTAGGGTTTGCTTCTTTAGAAATTATTGTTGTGCTTTTGAATAATTAGGGCATTTTAGTAATTCGAAATAATTAGCTTAACTAATTTGAAATCAATAGCTTTACTAATTTTCGAAATCAGTAGCTTTATTAATTTTCGAAATCAGTAGGGTTTAGAAATTGGGCAATTCATTATATTTTGAAATCAATAGCTTTAGAAATTAATCAATTAGCTAGGGTTTGCTTTAGAAATTATTGTTGTGCTTTTGAATAATTAGGGCATTTTAGTAATTCGAAATAATTAGCTTAACTAATTCGAAATCAATAGCTTTACTAATTTTCGAAATCAGTAGCTTTATTAATTTTCGAAATCAGTAGGGTTTAGAAATTGGGCAATTCATTATATTTTGAAATCAATAGCTTTAGAAATTAATCAATTAGCTAGGGTTTGCTTCTTTAGAAATAAGTAGGGCATTTTCGAAATAATTTGTGCAAAACATTGACGGCATTCTCGAAATAATTAAGGCATTTCCGAAACagaatttatttttattatatttatcttGTGTTTTAATTATAGGTACAAAATGCCCTTTACTCCATTTTTTGGCGTAAATCATCACGGCAGTACTGTTGTGCTTGCTGCCGCTTTGATTTCACATGAAGATGCGGAAAGCTTCACTTGGGTGTTTAAGAGATGGTTAGATTGTATGGGTAGAGCTTCATCGGTTATACTCACGGATCAATGCAAGGGAATTGGTAAGGCTGTGAAGGACATATTTACTAATACTCATCACCGTTTGTGTCTGTGGCACATAATGGTTAACGCAACACAGAACTTGGGAAGTTTTGTCAGGTATCAAGAAATTATTGTTGACCTTTGGAAAATTATTGACGATAGTGCAGATAGCGATTACTTTGAGGAGGCATAGCATCATTTTGTAGCTAAGTATGGTATTCACGAAAATGGTTGGATCATAGACTCTTTTGAAAACCGACATTCGTGGGTGCCATTGTATTGGAGAGGGACATCTTTTGTGCAGGTATGTCATCTACGCAAAGAAGTGAACAGacgaaccgatttttcaagaatTACGTCAATGTTGAAACTACTCTGTTCAAATTCTTTGATAGTTATCAAAATGCACTAAGATCCAAGGTCGAGGAAGAATTAATGTTGAACTTTGCTTGTCACGAAAGACCGTCTCCTTATAATAAGACAATCATAGCTGAGGAAGTCTTCCAAAGGGCTTACACATCTAACATATTTAGTTTGGTGAAGGATGAGGTAAACGGTCTTATACACACCAACGCTGAGTCTCATTTGAACATTGGGAATTTCTCTTCGTTTAATGTAACGGATGAGGTGACAACACCGTTTTTGAAGCGTCGGGAGAAAAAGTACAATGTTACGGCCAACTTGGACTTCGGTGAGTTTAATTGTACTTGTAAACTTTTCGAGTTTAAAGGTATATTGTGCAGGCATATTATTCGTGTACTACAGCTGAAGAAAGTGCAGTTTATTCCCGACAAGTACATTTTGAATCGATGGCGAAAGGACTTGGTTCGGGGTTATGAGCACCTTCCTGTTGAGTACTACAATCCTGGTGAGTCTGAATGACTCAAGCGATCTCTTGCGGTCACGATGAAGAACGACTACATGTATAGGCTGGCATTACATGATGATGAGACGTATGCCTTATATGAGGCCGAATCAGCCAAGGTGATTAAGGCATTAGAGGCGCATGTCGGCATTGAGGTACTCAACGAAATGGGAGCAGGCTCCGATGTAACAAAGGTGTGGGGCCGTAGAAGATTACAACCGAAGGAAAACAACCTACGCCACATGGTACGTAACGCACCTCCTCCTGCAGAAGGCGCCTTGAGAGACCCCGTTGATAAAAGAGGTGCATGAAGAGGTTCTAGGCCTAGGCAAAAGAAAGTAAGGAGGGTTGTAAACTTCGACGAAGCAGGTCTATCGTCGCAACCAACGCCGCGGCGAAGAAGGGTCAGTACGACCACACCTCGTAACACGCAATAGAATTTAGCTCGTTTTCTTTTTGTTTGGCTACATTTGGATACAATTTTATTACTGTTTGTATTAGACAATTATGTGTTTTAGTTTTTGCATTTTGATACTGCCATTTGACTTGATTACACATTTTGTTTTAGAAATTGCATGCAATTGCACGGAATTGGGACTGAATTTCCGAAACTGATTTGCAAGAAATCAGACGATCTACTTAATGATACTGCCATTTGACTTGATTAGACTCAAAATGCATGAAAAATTTATTTGTGTTTTCATTGTTTTCTCACTTTATGTAGTTCAAATGTTTACATTTGACTTGATTTGACACAAATTGCATGAAATTTTCTTTGCATGTGAGACATAATCATTTACTTCATCTCAATACTCAACCTTTAGTTCATCTCAATACTCAACCATAATTACGATTTGCATGAAAATCTTTACGACAAATTGCATGAAAATCTTTACGATTTATCGACGGAATTTAACAGCATATAATCCGAGGACATTGTCAAATTAGCACGATTAAACTGGCTCGTATCTCACGAAAACTCTGTCAAATTAGCACGATTAAACCGAGTTCAATGTCAACCATAATTACGATTTGCATGTTTAACGAACTTTATCGAAATTGGACCAAATTAGCATGAATTCTGTCAATCGAAATTGCAAATTTATCGATTTGCATATGACGAAAGACGGAAAGACGAAATTTATCGAAATTGGACCAAATTAAACACCGCATAATTCGAGTACAATGTCCACCAAAATTAAAGGAACGAAACTGCAAAAACCGCATGATTAAAAGACGAAATAATATGATAGATTATACCATCCGATTAATCTGATTACAAGACGGAAAACCGTCAGATTTAGCCGATTAGAAACAATTTACAACCCTACATCCGATTCTACAACCCTTTCACATCCTATAGCCCgccatgcaaaaaaaaaaaaaaagagtagtttATACAACTTTCTACTCCAAGTTTCTACTCTGCCCATCCACGGCCCCATGCCCTGCATACTGCTACGAGTGAACCACGATCCCACGAATAAGACCGGGGAATGATCTCGTGCACAACCAAATCATTGCACGCAGCAACTTCAAATTGAGGGTTATTCCCGTTGGTAGAACCAATGGAGACAGTAGATGGAATATCTTTAATGGCTTTGAGTAGAGGAGGACGATAAGGGGCAGGACAGTAAATTGTCCAAGTAGGTTCTCCTTGGTTAGCCATGGATTCCGATAAGATAATTTTgtgaaaaaaaattagggttaaggGGAGGGTTTTTAGAGGGGAAGCAGTTTGAAGGAGATGAAGATTAATAGTGGGAAAGGAGGAAGTTGAAGGGGGGTGTGGTTCCATTTATAAGAGATTTTTACCCAATTTTTTACCTTTTTTTCCCTTTTACGTTAAAAAccctttttttccttcttttacGTTCAacttttttaactttttttttcctttttcgttaaaaaccttttgtttttctttttggttaataaaaattaataatatacattgtaccaaaaataaataataaaaaaaataagctAAAATATTTTTACATGAAATAGAGATATTAAACTATGATCGGTATAAGTAAGCTTATTTTCACATTTTTACGTCATATAGTTAAACTAAGGTATTCGTATGAATATATGATCGGTATCGCTATGTACATTAAAATCAAATCGTAGTTATAATGATCGGAATTAAAttgaaccctaaaccctaatccctaaaactccaaaccctaagCACTCGTAATTACGTTTTAACATGAAATAGTTAAAATAATCTATGTTCGGTATAGTTTTATACTTTTTAACATGAAAATGTCAATAGTAAGCTACAATCGGAACTAGTTAgtacctaattacataaaatgtcaATAGTAAGCTACAATCGGAACTAGTTAgtacctaattacataaaatgtcgatagtaagctacaatcggaactagttagtacctaattacataaaatgtcgatagtaagctacaatcggaactagttagtacctaattacataaaatgtcaATAGTAAGCTAGAATCGGAACTAGTTAgtacctaattacataaaatgtcgatagtaagctagaatcggaactagttagtacctaattacataaaatgtcgatagtaagctacaatcggaactagttagtacctaattacataaaatgtcgatag is a window encoding:
- the LOC141641126 gene encoding protein FAR-RED IMPAIRED RESPONSE 1-like, with product MGANPNKQNGFKDIANFEKCKFAIEASLQNDFIVIGAFSLEHNHVLKRENTRHMVSYRMFDEYFKRRALLNDAAGISIANNFQILVREAGGHENLKINKRDIRNFLNQERIRSRINGDATALEARFIKLKEVDPDFYYAIQTDFEGKLLNVFWADGRCRGMAKAFGDAISYDATFCVNRYKMPFTPFFGVNHHGSTVVLAAALISHEDAESFTWVFKRWLDCMGRASSVILTDQCKGIGKAVKDIFTNTHHRLCLWHIMVNATQNLGSFVSYQNALRSKVEEELMLNFACHERPSPYNKTIIAEEVFQRAYTSNIFSLVKDEVNGLIHTNAESHLNIGNFSSFNVTDEVTTPFLKRREKKYNVTANLDFGEFNCTCKLFEFKGILCRHIIRVLQLKKVQFIPDKYILNRWRKDLVRGYEHLPVEYYNPGESE